Below is a genomic region from Acidobacteriota bacterium.
CCGCTGATGGCGGACGGTCGCCTCTACATCAGCTCGGCCCTCGGTACGGTCGCGGCGCTCGACGCGACGACCGGCGAAGTGCTCTGGTTCGACACGCCGCCCGACCGCGACGGCGAGCCGTTCACCCGCGTACGCCAGACGCGCGGCGTGGCCTGGTGGGACGACCCGCAGAGCGACGACGCGCGGGTGCTCGCCGTGGTCGGTTCCTACCTGGTGGCGCTGAACGCCCGCACCGGCGAGCGGTACCCGGACTTCGGCGACGGCGGGGAGGTGGACCTGACGCAGGGGTTCGACCGCCCGTGGGAGACCTTCAGTTGGGGCTCGCCGCCGCTCGTCGTCGGCGACATCGTCGTGATCGGCTCGGCCATGACCGACGTCACCAACCCGAACATGCCGGCGATGAAGGAGATGCCGCCGGGCGACGTGCGCGGCTTCGACGTGCGGACCGGCGAGTAGGTCTGGATCTTCCACGTCGTCCCGCGGGAGGGAGAGCCGGGCCACGAGACCTGGCTGACCGCGCTCACCGAGGACCGGGCGTCGTGGGAGTACAGCGGCAACACCAACATGTGGGCCTGGCCGAGCGCGGACGAAGAGCTCGGCCTGGTATACGTGCCGCTGTCGACGCCGACCAACGACTACTACGGCGGCTACCGCCCCGGCGACAACCTGTTCGCCGAGAGCCTCGTCTGCCTCGACGCCCGCACCGGCGAGCGGGTCTGGCACTTCCAGGCCGTGCACCACGGCATCTGGGACTACGACTTCCCGGCCGCCCCGAACGTCATCGACCTGCAGGTCGATGGGCGCGCCGAACCGGTCAAGGCGGTGGCGGCGGTGAGCAAGCAGGCGTTCACCTACGTCTTCGACCGCGTGACGGGCGAGCCGGTGTGGCCGATCGAGGAGCGGCCGGTGCCGCCGGGCGACGTGCCGGGCGAGTGGTACGCGTCGACCCAGCCTTTCCCGACGCGCCCGCCGGCATTCGACCAGCAGGGTACGAGCCTAGACGACCTGATCGACTTCACGCCGGAGCTGCGCCGCGACGCGCTCGAGGTCTTCGAGCAGTACGTGACCGGCCCGCTCTTCACCGCGCCGTCGCTGGTCGACGACTCGCCGGGCGGCACGAAGGGGACCCTGCAGATGCCGGGGGTGGTCGGTGGCGCCGACTGGGGCGGCTCGGCCGTCGATCCGGAGACCGGGATCCTGTACGTGCCGTCGGTCCACGCCGAGTCGGTCATCGGGATCGTGCCGTCCGAGCATCCCCGCTCGGACATGCGCCTGGTCGTGCAGACGCTGGCGCTGCTGGAAGGC
It encodes:
- a CDS encoding PQQ-binding-like beta-propeller repeat protein — encoded protein: MHRAQSRFVVAFAGLGLVAVASATHAQDVEWRSYGSDAAGTKYSPLDQIDRDTIGDLQIVWRQSVLPEAMREGREDFTPSVAAQNTPLMADGRLYISSALGTVAALDATTGEVLWFDTPPDRDGEPFTRVRQTRGVAWWDDPQSDDARVLAVVGSYLVALNARTGERYPDFGDGGEVDLTQGFDRPWETFSWGSPPLVVGDIVVIGSAMTDVTNPNMPAMKEMPPGDVRGFDVRTGE
- a CDS encoding PQQ-binding-like beta-propeller repeat protein codes for the protein MWAWPSADEELGLVYVPLSTPTNDYYGGYRPGDNLFAESLVCLDARTGERVWHFQAVHHGIWDYDFPAAPNVIDLQVDGRAEPVKAVAAVSKQAFTYVFDRVTGEPVWPIEERPVPPGDVPGEWYASTQPFPTRPPAFDQQGTSLDDLIDFTPELRRDALEVFEQYVTGPLFTAPSLVDDSPGGTKGTLQMPGVVGGADWGGSAVDPETGILYVPSVHAESVIGIVPSEHPRSDMRLVVQTLALLEGPNELPIFKPPYGRLVAIDLKKGEILWSKANGNGPRDHPLLQDLDLPPLGQPGRVSPLVTKSFVFLGEGGNAGVVVLQPIWGGAGGKMFRAYDKLTGDVVWEMELPGGTTSAPMTYLVDGRQYIVVTVGWEDMPSEYIALALPEA